The following proteins come from a genomic window of Candidatus Margulisiibacteriota bacterium:
- a CDS encoding ATP-binding protein has translation MIKRFLAKHLKRAASKHPIVAVTGPRQSGKTTLAKQVFSAYSYVSLEDPDVRKFAEDDPRGFLSTYGNKVILDEIQRVPELFSYLQTDVDNDPTQGRFIITGSQQFLMSQKISQSLAGRSAILRLLPLSLSELSGNKSQTYWNTEKIAERPKPKRDLYRAMFEGFYPRVHDKELDPKQWYRDYFESYITRDVRGLLDIGDLRGFEQFIRLLAGRSGQMLNLSSLGNDSGVSHTTAKRWISILEASYIIFLLPPHFKNFHKRIIKAPKLYFLDPGLLCYLLRISSHKSLPTHSQLGAVFETFIISEIYKSYTHQGLEAPLYFWRDKSGMEIDLIIDKGEKLFPVEIKASQTISSAYLKVIGKWLKLPGNTQKKGALIFGGEKFQNRENAEILPWYAAS, from the coding sequence ATGATAAAACGGTTTTTGGCCAAACACTTAAAAAGAGCCGCATCAAAGCACCCCATCGTAGCGGTCACAGGTCCGAGACAGTCGGGCAAAACCACACTCGCAAAGCAGGTGTTCAGCGCTTATAGTTATGTTTCTCTGGAAGACCCGGATGTCAGAAAGTTTGCTGAAGACGACCCCAGGGGGTTTTTGTCAACTTATGGCAACAAGGTGATTTTGGATGAAATTCAGAGAGTCCCCGAACTATTTTCATATTTGCAGACAGATGTTGACAACGATCCGACACAAGGCCGGTTTATTATTACGGGGTCCCAGCAATTTCTGATGAGCCAAAAGATATCACAAAGCTTGGCGGGCAGATCTGCCATTCTCCGTCTCCTCCCGCTCTCTTTGTCTGAATTATCAGGCAATAAATCCCAAACATATTGGAATACGGAAAAAATCGCGGAAAGGCCAAAACCAAAAAGGGATCTTTACCGGGCCATGTTCGAAGGCTTTTATCCAAGGGTTCACGATAAAGAACTTGACCCAAAGCAGTGGTATAGGGATTATTTTGAAAGCTATATTACCAGGGATGTAAGGGGACTGCTGGATATAGGGGACCTGAGGGGCTTTGAACAATTCATAAGGCTTCTTGCGGGCAGGTCGGGCCAAATGTTGAATCTGTCGTCTTTGGGAAATGATTCCGGTGTTTCGCACACTACGGCAAAGCGCTGGATCTCGATCCTCGAGGCCAGTTATATAATTTTTCTCTTGCCCCCTCATTTCAAGAATTTCCACAAACGGATCATCAAGGCCCCTAAGCTCTATTTCCTTGATCCGGGATTGTTGTGTTATCTGCTAAGGATATCTTCCCATAAAAGCCTGCCAACACATTCCCAACTGGGGGCTGTATTCGAAACCTTTATAATTAGTGAAATATACAAATCATATACACATCAGGGGCTTGAGGCGCCGCTTTACTTTTGGAGAGATAAAAGCGGCATGGAAATAGACCTTATAATCGACAAAGGAGAAAAGCTTTTTCCAGTAGAGATAAAAGCTTCCCAAACCATTTCCTCCGCTTATCTAAAAGTAATCGGCAAGTGGCTGAAACTTCCCGGGAATACCCAAAAAAAGGGTGCATTAATATTTGGCGGGGAAAAATTCCAGAATAGAGAAAACGCGGAAATTTTGCCATGGTATGCGGCAAGTTGA